From the genome of Triticum aestivum cultivar Chinese Spring chromosome 3B, IWGSC CS RefSeq v2.1, whole genome shotgun sequence, one region includes:
- the LOC123068004 gene encoding heat stress transcription factor C-2a-like, with the protein MAPWTEPFLAKTYTMVDDPAMDAMVAWGSASNSFAVTDPFAFSEMLLPTHFKHSNFSSFVPQVNTYGFRKVNPDRWEFADAFFLRGQMHLLPRIVRRWNGGKRGKEDAGEGDEDISSKMLAMEVVRLKEEQRATKDRLAAMWRPVQDAECRPKLMLAFLLKVVGDPDVLRRLVGNLSSNDGLFPGEGAETKRPRLLLNGEAQMQDAFVGEPGVDFTGFYTGGDGFSEVPVDNPPYAFPMDTGY; encoded by the coding sequence AtggctccatggaccgaacccttcctggccaaGACGTACACGATGGTGGATGACCCGGCGATGGACGCCATGGTCGCGTGGGGGTCAGCCAGCAACAGCTTCGCCGTCACCGACCCCTTCGCCTTCTCGGAGATGCTGCTGCCCACGCACTTCAAGCACTCCAACTTCTCCAGCTTCGTCCCCCAGGtcaacacctacggcttccgcaaGGTCAACCCGGACCGGTGGGAGTTCGCGGACGCCTTCTTCCTCCGCGGCCAGATGCACCTCCTACCCCGCATTGTCCGGCGCTGGAACGGCGGCAAGCGTGGCaaggaagacgccggcgagggggaTGAAGACATCAGCAGCAAGATGTTAGCCATGGAGGTGGTCCGACTGAAGGAGGAGCAGAGGGCCACCAAGGACCGCTTGGCGGCGATGTGGCGCCCGGTGCAGGACGCCGAGTGCCGGCCCAAACTCATGCTCGCCTTCCTCCTCAAGGTCGTCGGAGACCCCGACGTGCTACGCCGCCTCGTAGGCAACTTGAGCAGCAACGACGGATTGTTCCCCGGCGAGGGCGCGGAGACCAAGAGGCCGCGGCTGCTTCTTAACGGTGAAGCCCAGATGCAGGACGCCTTCGTGGGGGAACCCGGGGTCGACTTCACTGGGTTCTACACGGGAGGCGACGGGTTTAGCGAGGTGCCGGTGGACAACCCCCCGTACGCTTTCCCGATGGACACCGGCTACTGA